In one window of Poriferisphaera corsica DNA:
- a CDS encoding flagellar biosynthesis anti-sigma factor FlgM, which translates to MPSGVNEMSDIAPISRTSAAAVQTRMSVPAAPTAVETSPHRKADSVEFSEAARYLAKIAELPDIRQDLVDRVKGEIAAGTYDSEDKVDSMLDSLAEDLL; encoded by the coding sequence GTGCCATCAGGAGTCAATGAGATGAGTGATATTGCCCCAATCAGTCGCACATCCGCGGCCGCGGTTCAGACACGAATGAGTGTGCCTGCTGCACCGACGGCGGTTGAGACGAGCCCACATCGGAAAGCCGACAGTGTGGAGTTCTCAGAGGCGGCGCGTTATTTGGCAAAGATCGCTGAACTTCCGGACATTCGTCAGGACCTGGTCGATCGCGTTAAAGGCGAGATCGCAGCGGGTACGTACGATTCGGAAGACAAGGTCGATTCAATGCTAGATTCGCTCGCAGAGGATTTGCTCTAA
- the polX gene encoding DNA polymerase/3'-5' exonuclease PolX codes for MADTNKQIASIFNQMADVLQILDANRFRIIAMQKAARVVKELTTDTASMTHAELLSLDGVGKGTADKIVEFCETGQMIEHNELLKEIPKGLPDLLNIPGLGAKTVALLWKEADIVSIKSLERALKKPELLTSIKGLGQKKIDMIAKNLAFAEQAGKRHTIGRAHLKAVYFVAQLRQLKEVKQAAYAGSLRRGKETIGDIDILVAADPKHASIVTERFTALEPVEDVMLSGKTKTSVRTKGGIQVDLRIIAPESYGAALMYFTGSKEHNVVLRERAQSMGMTLSEYALTDKQTEKTVAARTEEEIYKALGLDFIPPELREDRGEIIAAEEHKLPKLVTQRDIHAELHAHTHASDGLLSIRELAGLAYDRGFHTIAVTDHSKSQVQAHGLDEKRLEQHIKDIHAVRDEMAGKIHVLAGSEVDILADGKLDYPNSLLKQLDIVVASPHSALSQTGKKATDRLIKAINNPYVHIIGHPTGRLLARREGMSPDMNTIIKAAADRGIALEINANHHRLDLRDTHARAAIEAGCLLAINTDAHRPNDFNELQYGLLTARRAWAEPKNIVNCFAEDKLMGWLKSCRP; via the coding sequence ATGGCAGACACAAACAAACAAATCGCATCAATTTTCAACCAAATGGCGGACGTCTTACAAATTCTCGACGCTAACCGTTTTCGTATTATCGCGATGCAAAAAGCTGCCCGAGTTGTCAAAGAACTTACGACCGATACCGCCAGTATGACCCATGCAGAACTTCTCTCACTCGATGGGGTGGGGAAAGGTACTGCCGACAAGATTGTTGAGTTTTGTGAAACCGGTCAAATGATCGAGCACAATGAATTACTTAAAGAGATCCCCAAGGGGCTTCCCGATCTACTCAATATCCCCGGCCTAGGCGCAAAAACTGTCGCTCTTCTCTGGAAAGAAGCGGATATCGTTTCCATCAAATCACTTGAAAGAGCACTAAAGAAGCCCGAGTTGCTGACGTCTATCAAAGGATTAGGCCAAAAAAAGATCGATATGATCGCTAAGAATCTTGCTTTTGCTGAGCAAGCTGGCAAACGACACACCATTGGCCGTGCTCATCTCAAAGCCGTCTACTTCGTGGCCCAGCTTCGCCAATTAAAAGAGGTTAAGCAGGCTGCCTATGCAGGTTCGCTCCGTCGTGGTAAGGAAACCATTGGTGATATCGATATTCTCGTTGCGGCAGATCCTAAACATGCATCAATCGTGACCGAGCGATTTACAGCACTTGAGCCGGTTGAAGATGTCATGCTTTCCGGCAAAACGAAGACATCAGTTCGCACCAAAGGCGGTATTCAAGTCGATCTGCGAATCATAGCTCCCGAATCTTATGGGGCTGCGCTTATGTACTTCACCGGCTCGAAAGAGCATAACGTTGTGCTAAGGGAACGCGCTCAGTCAATGGGCATGACGTTGTCAGAATACGCGCTGACAGATAAACAAACAGAGAAGACGGTTGCTGCTAGAACCGAAGAAGAAATTTACAAAGCTCTTGGTCTCGATTTTATCCCACCTGAACTCCGTGAGGATCGTGGTGAAATCATAGCAGCCGAGGAGCATAAACTTCCTAAGCTAGTAACTCAGCGTGATATACATGCAGAATTACATGCTCATACGCACGCGTCCGATGGACTTCTCTCTATTCGAGAGTTAGCTGGTCTTGCTTACGATCGTGGTTTTCATACGATTGCGGTCACCGATCACTCGAAATCGCAAGTCCAGGCTCACGGCCTCGACGAGAAACGGCTCGAACAACATATCAAAGATATTCATGCTGTTCGCGATGAGATGGCAGGAAAGATACACGTTCTCGCAGGTAGTGAAGTCGACATCCTTGCTGACGGCAAACTTGATTACCCAAATTCTTTACTGAAACAGCTCGACATCGTCGTTGCTTCACCTCACTCCGCTCTTTCGCAAACCGGTAAAAAAGCAACCGATCGTCTTATCAAAGCAATCAATAATCCATACGTACATATCATCGGACATCCCACCGGCCGTTTGCTTGCCCGTCGTGAAGGCATGTCACCTGATATGAATACTATTATCAAGGCTGCTGCGGATCGTGGTATCGCTCTTGAAATAAACGCGAATCATCATCGACTCGATTTGCGAGATACGCATGCTCGTGCTGCGATCGAAGCAGGCTGTTTGCTTGCTATCAATACAGATGCGCATCGCCCCAATGATTTCAATGAACTTCAATACGGCTTGCTTACCGCTCGTCGCGCCTGGGCTGAACCTAAAAACATCGTTAACTGTTTTGCCGAAGACAAGTTGATGGGGTGGCTTAAATCTTGTCGCCCGTAA
- a CDS encoding phosphodiester glycosidase family protein gives MNKVWRIVGCCVLIVSSSQLWAEDESIGQWDISGKMESADPFIGVKHTQIIQQIPRPTVINIIEINPKAEGIRFLCSPANGDPNGDEPGDPNLEVTRLHTFDYVKQTKAQIGINTAFYGSISNEHHFADIKGLAASEGDVYSNFYKGWPALNITADNQAMLIKSAEPKANNAKTIPSNAPLYNTIGGSHILLENGVMPETKRWSFTTGRHPRTAVGWKEDGTILLVIVDGRQARFSEGMTLFELADLFRDLSCVNAINLDGGGSTTLVMGDPNVRIANNPSDTFENGETGRARFVAASLLVFAKPNPEYTKPIVMAIKPKPIEALPYPQEKIVLHEQSIGSQNFVKQHPTSVSNIGIEGEITSSLHNAAHRKSHIAEQFSFQRSTQKSKLVMRHLYGEGEPKGNIALGRVGTIGYWLRTTNKNLKASIILDDSANPNTNKSKGEERGSTIPIIGDGEWHFYEWDLRVVDHWFNFDGGSGVIDGPNTTLDSILILQDKEHTQVGETMEIMIDTIVYDPKGKMRQ, from the coding sequence ATGAATAAAGTTTGGCGTATTGTTGGCTGCTGTGTCTTGATTGTTAGTAGTTCACAATTATGGGCTGAGGATGAATCGATCGGCCAATGGGACATTAGCGGGAAAATGGAAAGTGCAGATCCGTTCATCGGTGTGAAACACACACAGATTATTCAGCAGATTCCGCGGCCAACTGTCATCAATATCATTGAGATTAACCCGAAAGCTGAGGGGATACGTTTTTTGTGTTCACCAGCAAATGGCGATCCTAACGGTGACGAGCCAGGGGATCCAAATCTTGAAGTAACGCGACTGCATACATTCGATTACGTCAAACAAACCAAAGCGCAGATCGGGATCAATACCGCGTTTTACGGCAGCATCAGTAACGAGCATCATTTCGCAGATATCAAGGGGTTAGCGGCGTCGGAGGGTGATGTTTATTCGAATTTCTACAAGGGGTGGCCTGCATTAAATATTACCGCTGACAATCAGGCGATGCTTATCAAATCGGCTGAACCCAAAGCGAATAATGCCAAAACAATACCATCTAATGCTCCGCTGTATAACACGATAGGTGGATCGCACATTTTGCTTGAAAATGGTGTAATGCCCGAGACTAAAAGATGGAGCTTTACGACAGGTCGACACCCGAGAACGGCGGTCGGCTGGAAAGAAGATGGGACGATTTTGCTTGTTATCGTGGATGGAAGGCAAGCCAGATTTTCTGAAGGCATGACACTATTCGAGCTTGCCGATCTATTTCGCGATCTCAGTTGTGTCAATGCAATCAATCTGGACGGTGGCGGATCAACGACGTTAGTAATGGGTGACCCGAATGTACGAATCGCCAACAACCCATCGGATACATTTGAAAACGGTGAGACCGGTCGGGCGAGATTTGTGGCAGCATCACTGTTAGTTTTCGCAAAGCCAAACCCGGAATATACGAAACCGATCGTGATGGCGATCAAGCCAAAACCAATTGAGGCTCTGCCCTATCCGCAGGAGAAGATTGTTTTGCATGAGCAGTCAATTGGTTCGCAAAATTTTGTAAAACAGCACCCAACATCAGTTTCTAACATCGGCATTGAAGGCGAAATCACAAGCTCCCTGCACAATGCGGCTCACAGAAAATCACACATTGCGGAGCAGTTCAGTTTCCAACGTTCAACACAGAAATCGAAGCTGGTCATGCGACATCTGTATGGCGAGGGTGAACCGAAAGGGAATATTGCGTTAGGTCGCGTAGGAACGATCGGTTATTGGCTCAGAACAACAAATAAAAATCTCAAAGCATCAATCATTCTTGATGACTCAGCGAACCCGAACACCAACAAATCAAAAGGTGAGGAGCGAGGTTCAACGATTCCGATTATTGGGGACGGGGAATGGCATTTCTATGAATGGGATTTACGCGTCGTTGACCACTGGTTTAATTTTGATGGCGGCAGTGGCGTGATTGATGGACCAAATACGACACTGGATTCGATCTTAATTCTGCAGGATAAAGAACATACTCAGGTTGGCGAAACGATGGAGATCATGATCGATACGATTGTTTATGATCCGAAAGGTAAGATGAGACAATAA
- a CDS encoding phosphodiester glycosidase family protein, giving the protein MRRFKLLNAVPFMAVVLLMLGSMGEFAWGEVKLAGEVKVSEPFVGVKHVQVVQKKPRARIINALVIDPKADGVRFKMTPGNGDPNGNEPGDLNYEVTRQTVREFMKQEGAVAGINAAFYVFINGTSHTNVIGLAASDGEIYSAFQKNEKDKDWPAINFGPDGKADVITSAKPNTITTEYMPRNVKIYNAISGSHMLVRNGKAKTFEKRPFNDVYHPRTAAGVTVDDKVLLVTVDGRQPDFTEGASLAELAEIMVGLGAKDAINLDGGGSTTMVMADPVMRVVNNPSDAKSNGNAGRERSNGVNIALFAKPKPGYKALSQPSKPAPPALLPYPKKKIVLDDFEGGLGRFASAVSACGSNRCVDKKSESFIVKDRNAPSGNKALGLKILRGKDNGKGLLLRFLSGGGSVKNNVVLGRVGTVGYWIKTKQVNLKASIVIDDTIMPKKNTSKAHEKGAYRPIKADGKWHFYAWDLQKVHHWSNFFNGNGALEGPNTSIDGILIVSDPKFNKQGEVIELMIDAVTYDPDGDFE; this is encoded by the coding sequence ATGCGCAGGTTCAAGCTGCTGAATGCTGTCCCTTTCATGGCTGTGGTTTTACTGATGCTGGGGAGTATGGGGGAATTTGCATGGGGCGAGGTGAAGTTAGCCGGTGAGGTTAAGGTGAGTGAACCGTTTGTTGGGGTGAAGCATGTGCAGGTCGTGCAGAAGAAACCACGAGCACGGATTATCAATGCATTGGTCATTGATCCAAAAGCAGATGGGGTGAGATTCAAGATGACACCGGGCAACGGTGATCCCAATGGGAATGAGCCGGGAGATCTGAATTACGAAGTCACACGTCAAACTGTTCGTGAATTCATGAAGCAAGAGGGCGCGGTCGCGGGAATTAATGCAGCGTTCTATGTTTTCATTAATGGGACAAGTCACACGAATGTGATTGGGTTAGCTGCTTCAGATGGGGAGATCTATTCCGCGTTTCAAAAGAACGAGAAAGACAAAGATTGGCCGGCCATTAACTTTGGGCCTGATGGCAAGGCGGATGTGATCACATCCGCGAAACCGAACACCATAACGACAGAGTATATGCCGCGAAATGTGAAGATCTATAATGCGATTTCGGGTTCGCATATGCTAGTCAGAAATGGCAAAGCGAAAACTTTTGAGAAAAGACCTTTTAATGATGTTTATCATCCACGCACAGCAGCGGGCGTGACGGTTGACGATAAAGTGTTGTTAGTAACGGTTGATGGCCGACAACCGGACTTTACAGAAGGTGCATCGCTTGCTGAACTTGCAGAAATCATGGTTGGGCTTGGTGCGAAAGATGCGATCAATCTAGATGGCGGCGGTTCAACAACCATGGTAATGGCAGACCCGGTCATGCGTGTGGTTAACAACCCATCGGACGCAAAATCAAACGGTAATGCGGGACGTGAACGATCGAATGGTGTGAATATCGCGTTGTTTGCAAAACCAAAGCCGGGATATAAAGCTTTATCACAACCATCGAAACCGGCACCGCCAGCATTGCTACCTTACCCTAAAAAGAAGATTGTGCTGGATGATTTCGAAGGTGGACTTGGCCGCTTTGCCAGTGCGGTTTCAGCATGTGGATCTAATCGATGCGTTGATAAAAAATCTGAATCATTCATCGTCAAAGATCGGAACGCTCCATCGGGTAACAAAGCACTGGGCCTGAAGATATTGCGTGGAAAAGATAATGGCAAAGGCCTACTTTTGCGTTTTCTGTCAGGCGGCGGCTCTGTAAAGAACAACGTCGTGCTTGGCCGCGTAGGCACGGTTGGCTACTGGATTAAAACGAAGCAAGTGAACTTAAAGGCATCGATCGTGATTGATGACACAATCATGCCGAAAAAGAATACGAGCAAAGCACATGAGAAGGGTGCGTATCGACCAATCAAGGCTGACGGGAAGTGGCACTTCTATGCGTGGGACTTACAGAAAGTCCATCACTGGTCGAACTTCTTTAATGGAAATGGCGCATTGGAAGGCCCTAACACATCAATAGATGGCATTCTGATTGTTTCTGATCCGAAATTCAACAAGCAGGGCGAAGTGATCGAGTTAATGATTGATGCAGTCACTTATGATCCGGACGGGGATTTTGAATAA
- the gcvP gene encoding aminomethyl-transferring glycine dehydrogenase produces MSSNKQISPENIVASEHLRPSDTFEARHIGHTEQDLAEMLSVVGYDSLDALIKATVPSDIRLEGDLDLTDLPDTLSEAGILDHLRSISRKNRVFRNMIGMGYHDTNTPAVILRNVLENARWYTPYTPYQAEISQGRLEALLNFQTMVSDLTGMELANASLLDEATAASEAMAMAVSIARGKKNRFFVADSTHPQTIALMKTRARSMDIELEIGKIWDLNLNDDAAKQLAGVLVQYPTTDGNIEDYSTISDQIHKHGGLMVVAADLLALTLLRAPGEFGADIVIGNTQRFGVPMGFGGPHAAYMATHEKYVRKMPGRIVGVSVDSQGNKAYRLTIQTREQHIKRDRATSNICTAQVLLATIAGFYAVFHGPEGIKKIAWRVHSLTSILSSALKSMGYAIPYENIFDNLRIDLPADQVNQILFAAREHLINLRKLNSTAICVNLDETTTLDEVQTLIGIFAEAKNTTAPVAKSIADSLEISYKSPSARTSDFLSHEVFNRYHSEHELLRYMTRLLDKDISLANSMIPLGSCTMKLNAAAELIPITWPEFSKLHPYAPSDQTRGYRELFSTLQSWLAEITGFEAVSLQPNSGANGEYAGLMAIKRCHIANNHAHRDICLIPLSAHGTNPASSVIAGLKVIGIKCDNDGNIDLDDLKAQAEKHSKNLAALMITYPSTHGVYEAPIKQICQIIHDHGGLVYMDGANMNAQVGLTSPGIIGADVCHLNLHKTFAIPHGGGGPGMGPICSTKQLAPYLPGNPITGDAQSNYASTAIWGLDPDPSEDFNYPVSAAPYGSASILPISWMYIALLSSKGLKRATKIAILNANYITSRLKNHYNILYTGDNGTVAHEGIVDCRDFQKTADISVEDIAKRLIDFGFHAPTMSWPVAGTLMIEPTESESKQELDRFCDAMIAIRKEISDIEANISDQEDNPLRNAPHTASMIANDDWPHNYTRQQAAYPAAWQNPRNVGASNAWKYWPPVSRVDNAYGDRNLQCSCPTMEAYQDA; encoded by the coding sequence ATGAGTTCAAACAAGCAAATTTCGCCTGAGAATATCGTTGCAAGCGAGCATTTGAGACCGAGTGATACGTTCGAGGCTCGACATATTGGGCATACCGAGCAAGACCTCGCAGAGATGCTGAGTGTGGTTGGTTACGATTCGCTTGATGCGCTCATTAAAGCGACGGTTCCAAGTGACATCCGTCTTGAAGGGGATCTTGACCTTACCGATTTGCCCGACACGCTATCTGAGGCAGGGATTCTTGATCATCTCCGTAGTATTTCTCGCAAGAATCGTGTTTTCCGAAACATGATCGGGATGGGCTACCATGACACCAACACCCCAGCGGTGATACTACGAAACGTATTAGAGAACGCACGCTGGTATACACCTTACACACCATATCAAGCTGAGATCTCACAAGGCAGACTCGAAGCATTACTCAACTTCCAAACCATGGTCTCAGACCTTACGGGCATGGAATTAGCCAACGCCTCATTGCTAGATGAAGCCACTGCCGCGTCAGAAGCAATGGCCATGGCAGTGAGTATTGCTCGTGGCAAAAAAAATCGTTTCTTTGTTGCTGACTCTACACATCCCCAAACAATCGCACTCATGAAAACACGTGCGCGTTCCATGGACATTGAGTTAGAAATCGGCAAGATTTGGGATCTCAACCTCAATGACGACGCAGCCAAGCAACTTGCTGGCGTTCTGGTTCAATATCCAACAACCGATGGCAACATCGAAGACTATTCAACGATTAGTGATCAAATCCACAAACATGGCGGCCTCATGGTCGTTGCTGCGGATCTGCTCGCATTAACTTTGCTCCGCGCACCCGGTGAATTCGGTGCTGACATCGTCATCGGCAACACACAACGCTTCGGCGTACCCATGGGCTTCGGCGGGCCACATGCCGCTTATATGGCAACCCATGAAAAATATGTCCGAAAGATGCCGGGCCGCATCGTTGGCGTTTCCGTCGATTCTCAAGGCAACAAAGCCTACCGCCTAACGATTCAAACTCGCGAACAGCACATTAAGCGTGATCGCGCAACCTCAAACATCTGTACCGCACAGGTTCTACTCGCAACCATTGCGGGCTTCTATGCTGTTTTTCATGGGCCAGAAGGCATTAAAAAGATTGCATGGCGAGTTCACTCACTCACCTCAATCCTCTCTAGTGCCCTCAAATCAATGGGCTATGCAATCCCATACGAGAATATCTTTGATAATCTCCGTATCGATCTGCCTGCCGATCAGGTCAACCAGATCCTTTTCGCAGCTCGTGAACATCTCATCAACCTCCGCAAACTCAATAGCACTGCGATCTGCGTCAATCTGGATGAAACCACCACACTCGACGAAGTACAAACGTTGATTGGCATTTTTGCCGAGGCAAAAAACACAACCGCACCTGTGGCAAAATCGATTGCTGACTCACTGGAAATCTCATACAAATCCCCATCCGCACGCACATCGGACTTCCTCTCGCACGAGGTCTTCAATCGCTATCACTCTGAGCATGAGCTGCTGCGTTACATGACCCGTCTGCTCGACAAAGATATTTCGCTCGCAAATAGTATGATTCCTCTCGGTTCTTGCACGATGAAACTCAATGCCGCTGCAGAGCTCATCCCCATCACATGGCCAGAATTCTCCAAACTCCATCCGTACGCGCCATCCGATCAGACCCGAGGCTACCGCGAACTGTTTTCGACACTTCAATCATGGCTCGCTGAAATCACCGGGTTTGAAGCGGTCTCTTTACAGCCTAACTCTGGCGCGAATGGCGAATACGCCGGCCTCATGGCCATCAAACGTTGTCATATTGCCAACAATCATGCTCATCGTGATATCTGCCTTATCCCTCTTTCAGCTCATGGCACCAACCCCGCATCATCCGTCATCGCCGGCCTCAAGGTGATTGGCATCAAGTGCGACAACGATGGCAACATTGATCTGGATGACCTAAAAGCACAAGCCGAAAAGCATAGCAAAAACCTCGCAGCCCTCATGATCACATACCCATCAACACATGGTGTCTATGAGGCACCTATTAAACAGATCTGCCAGATCATCCACGATCATGGCGGACTTGTTTACATGGACGGGGCAAACATGAACGCACAAGTCGGCCTCACAAGTCCCGGCATCATCGGCGCAGATGTGTGCCACCTCAATCTTCACAAAACATTCGCGATCCCACATGGCGGCGGCGGCCCCGGCATGGGCCCCATCTGTTCCACCAAGCAACTCGCCCCCTACTTGCCCGGCAACCCCATCACGGGTGACGCTCAATCCAATTACGCGTCAACCGCCATCTGGGGGCTTGATCCCGATCCGAGCGAAGATTTCAACTACCCCGTCTCAGCCGCACCATACGGGTCTGCCTCAATCCTCCCAATCTCATGGATGTACATCGCCCTACTATCCTCAAAAGGCCTCAAACGAGCCACCAAGATCGCGATCCTCAACGCCAACTACATCACATCACGACTCAAAAATCACTACAACATCCTCTACACCGGCGATAACGGCACCGTCGCACATGAAGGTATTGTCGATTGTCGCGACTTCCAAAAAACAGCCGATATCTCAGTCGAAGATATCGCTAAACGATTAATCGACTTCGGCTTCCACGCCCCGACAATGTCTTGGCCAGTTGCCGGTACACTCATGATCGAACCCACCGAATCCGAGTCTAAGCAAGAATTAGATCGTTTCTGCGACGCGATGATCGCCATTCGAAAAGAAATCTCTGACATCGAAGCCAACATCTCCGATCAAGAAGATAATCCTCTACGCAATGCGCCTCATACCGCAAGCATGATTGCCAATGACGATTGGCCACACAACTACACACGCCAACAAGCCGCTTATCCCGCAGCATGGCAAAACCCACGCAATGTTGGCGCATCCAACGCATGGAAGTACTGGCCGCCCGTTTCGCGTGTCGACAACGCCTACGGCGACCGCAACCTTCAATGCTCCTGCCCAACCATGGAAGCCTACCAAGACGCATAA
- a CDS encoding alpha/beta hydrolase, with protein MPFPTPTHTNINYRPASEQSNPLIQQRCVLDIFLPQSWIENTHASTRQTVIYIHGGGLIEGQRNDNPDLTTTLLNNNIAVITADYRLSSDGITAPTYIHDVAAITAWVFNNIHRYLGNSQNITLLGHSAGAYLITMIATDPQYLAPHNLKPEDLAAVIPVSGQMLTHEQIKTEQSINNHTVITDKFAPLFHHAKTDVPILLVVGVNDIPCREQENALFAAYRQRAEKPIKFLPVPDRDHHTIIFEAHKPNDIVFNTIKQFIDNHKRDTIQTTA; from the coding sequence ATGCCTTTCCCCACACCAACCCACACCAACATCAACTATCGCCCTGCCTCCGAACAGTCCAATCCACTCATCCAACAGCGCTGCGTCCTCGATATCTTCCTGCCACAATCTTGGATAGAAAACACACACGCCAGCACCCGCCAAACCGTCATCTACATCCACGGCGGCGGCCTCATCGAAGGCCAACGTAACGACAACCCCGACCTCACCACAACACTACTCAACAACAACATCGCCGTCATTACCGCCGACTACCGTCTCTCATCCGACGGCATCACCGCACCTACCTACATCCATGACGTCGCCGCCATCACCGCTTGGGTCTTCAACAACATCCACCGATACCTCGGCAACTCACAAAACATCACCCTCCTCGGCCACTCCGCCGGCGCATACCTCATCACCATGATCGCCACCGACCCACAATACCTCGCCCCCCACAACCTAAAACCCGAAGACCTCGCCGCTGTCATCCCCGTCTCAGGTCAAATGCTCACACACGAACAAATCAAAACCGAACAATCCATCAACAACCACACCGTCATCACCGACAAATTCGCCCCTCTCTTCCATCATGCCAAGACCGACGTCCCAATCCTCCTCGTCGTCGGCGTCAATGATATCCCATGCCGTGAACAAGAAAACGCGCTCTTCGCCGCATATCGTCAGCGAGCCGAAAAACCGATCAAATTCCTCCCCGTCCCAGACCGTGATCACCACACCATCATCTTTGAAGCCCACAAGCCTAACGACATCGTCTTCAACACCATCAAACAATTTATCGATAACCACAAGCGTGACACCATCCAAACCACCGCTTAA
- a CDS encoding heparinase II/III domain-containing protein has product MAYLDTLKMDHPRLMLHEERVDRMRHWLRPKTFVQRWYAYVKKEADELLESDLLVYELPDGLRLLDVSREMVRRVYALGLAYRVGGERKYGERLVAELLQVCGFVDWNPRHFLDVAEMLHGVGVGYDWVYGLLCEKEERLIRAAIIEKGLRPALWCYEHGDELENRWTRDINNWNQVCNTGIVIGALAVADKEGEVAERVLERAVSALPISLKQFEPDGGWFEGPIYWRFASEYTCHFLAAMNSALGHDGGLGELPGLSETGTFLVYMTGPSGKYFNFADGHEELIGTPQMLYMAERYGQQMYAAHHIQKGEMSETDLMYWHEGLEKLNGGRYEEAMRGVDLDKVFEPCNVVSMRSSWEDDAMYVGMSFSNNGLSHTHLDMGSFVLDYGGERFATELNADDYNAPGFFTKERYCFYRNRAEGHNTLVVDPVVGDLERDRDDGGIMEPDQNLPERGTSMKAELMEFKADDERCAVKVDLSAGYEPRLKRFERKMRLERKAKEVVVTDWVESDESSDVYWFMHTEAEVVLHHEGRRAILRRNGVNLVAEVLKPDGAVFHVRKAEGFDQNRTRGEKSNEGYRKLAVLLKTVMREQVVVRFRGIE; this is encoded by the coding sequence ATGGCATATCTTGATACGTTGAAAATGGATCACCCGAGGTTGATGTTGCATGAAGAGCGGGTTGATCGGATGAGGCATTGGCTTCGGCCAAAGACGTTCGTACAAAGGTGGTATGCGTATGTGAAGAAGGAGGCAGATGAGCTGCTTGAAAGTGATTTGTTAGTGTATGAGTTGCCGGACGGGTTACGTCTTTTGGATGTATCGCGAGAAATGGTAAGGCGGGTGTATGCGTTGGGGTTAGCGTATCGGGTTGGCGGCGAACGAAAATATGGCGAGCGGCTTGTTGCGGAGTTGCTACAGGTGTGCGGGTTTGTGGATTGGAATCCGAGGCATTTTCTGGATGTGGCGGAGATGTTGCATGGGGTTGGGGTTGGTTACGACTGGGTTTATGGATTGCTTTGTGAAAAGGAGGAGCGGCTAATTCGTGCGGCGATTATTGAGAAGGGGTTGCGGCCAGCGCTTTGGTGTTATGAGCATGGGGACGAGCTGGAGAATCGGTGGACGCGAGATATAAATAATTGGAATCAGGTTTGTAATACGGGGATCGTGATTGGCGCATTGGCGGTGGCGGATAAGGAAGGTGAGGTTGCTGAACGGGTTTTGGAAAGAGCGGTGAGCGCTTTGCCGATTTCGTTAAAACAGTTTGAGCCGGATGGCGGATGGTTTGAAGGGCCGATTTACTGGCGGTTTGCGTCGGAGTATACGTGCCATTTTTTGGCGGCAATGAATAGCGCGTTAGGACATGATGGGGGTTTGGGTGAGTTGCCGGGGCTGAGCGAGACGGGAACATTTTTGGTTTATATGACGGGGCCAAGCGGGAAGTATTTTAATTTTGCGGATGGACATGAAGAGCTGATTGGGACGCCGCAGATGTTGTATATGGCGGAAAGATATGGTCAGCAGATGTATGCGGCTCATCATATTCAGAAGGGCGAGATGAGTGAGACTGATTTGATGTACTGGCATGAGGGATTGGAGAAATTAAATGGAGGAAGATATGAGGAGGCGATGCGTGGGGTTGATTTGGACAAAGTTTTTGAGCCTTGCAATGTGGTAAGTATGCGATCGTCGTGGGAGGATGATGCGATGTATGTGGGGATGAGTTTTTCAAATAATGGATTGTCGCATACGCATTTAGATATGGGATCGTTTGTGCTGGATTATGGCGGGGAACGGTTTGCGACGGAATTGAATGCGGATGACTACAACGCACCGGGTTTTTTCACCAAAGAGCGGTATTGCTTTTATCGTAATCGGGCGGAGGGGCATAACACGTTGGTGGTAGATCCGGTGGTAGGGGATTTAGAGAGGGATCGGGATGATGGAGGGATAATGGAGCCGGATCAGAATTTGCCGGAGCGAGGGACGTCGATGAAGGCGGAGTTGATGGAGTTCAAGGCGGATGATGAGCGGTGTGCTGTGAAGGTCGATTTGAGTGCGGGGTATGAGCCGCGGCTGAAACGGTTTGAGCGTAAGATGCGGTTGGAACGAAAAGCAAAAGAAGTTGTCGTGACGGATTGGGTGGAGTCGGATGAAAGCAGCGATGTCTATTGGTTTATGCATACCGAAGCTGAGGTTGTGCTACATCATGAGGGGAGGCGAGCAATATTGCGGCGTAATGGGGTTAATCTGGTGGCGGAGGTATTGAAGCCTGACGGGGCGGTGTTTCATGTGCGAAAGGCGGAGGGGTTTGATCAGAACCGGACTCGGGGCGAGAAATCGAACGAGGGATATCGAAAGCTAGCAGTGCTGTTAAAAACGGTCATGAGAGAACAGGTTGTGGTGCGGTTTCGAGGGATTGAATAA